A genomic segment from Echeneis naucrates chromosome 20, fEcheNa1.1, whole genome shotgun sequence encodes:
- the smarcd3b gene encoding SWI/SNF-related matrix-associated actin-dependent regulator of chromatin subfamily D member 3b isoform X3 has protein sequence MERKRPGMPSGARMPHQGAPMGPPGPPYGGSPAVRPGLPSPVMEPSRKRPAPSQQVQQQQQQQQQQQQQQAVQNRARKKPVGFPGANEMPARQMDMREPQSDPTLGSNAKRRKMADKILPQRIRELVPESQAYMDLLAFERKLDQTIMRKRVDIQEALKRPMKQQKRKLRLYISNTFNPARPDADDSDGSIASWELRVEGKLLDDPGKQKKKFSSFFKSLVIELDKDLYGPDNHLVEWHRTPTTQETDGFQVKRPGDVSVRCTLLLMLDYQPPQFKLDPRLARLLGIHTQTRSCIIQALWQYVKTNKLQDSHDKEYINCDKYFQQIFDCPRLKFSEIPQRLTNLLLPPDPIVINHVISVDPNDQKKTACYDIDVEVEDPLKSQMSSFLLSTANQQEIASLDNKIHETIESINQLKIQRDFMLSFSRDPKGYIQDWLKSQSRDLKLMTDVVGNPEEERRAAFYHEPWSQEAVSRYFYCKIQQRRQELEQALAVRNT, from the exons CGTCCTGGCATGCCGTCTGGAGCGAGGATGCCCCACCAGGGAGCTCCCATGGGCCCCCCCGGCCCACCGTACGGAGGGAGCCCGGCGGTGCGGCCCGGCCTACCCTCCCCAGTGATGGAGCCCAGCCGTAAGAGGCCTGCCCCCTCCCAGcaggtccagcagcagcagcagcaacaacagcagcagcagcaacagcaggccGTCCAGAACCGGGCCAGAAA GAAGCCAGTCGGATTCCCAGGAGCCAATGAGATGCCGGCGAGGCAGATGGACATGAGAGAGCCACAATCAGATCCCACGCTCGGATCAAA tGCTAAGAGAAGGAAAATGGCAGACAAGATTCTTCCGCAAAGG ATCCGTGAGCTGGTCCCTGAGTCTCAGGCCTACATGGATCTGCTGGCGTTTGAGCGCAAACTGGACCAGACCATCATGCGAAAGCGTGTGGACATCCAAGAAGCACTGAAGAGACCAATGAAG CAGCAAAAGCGTAAACTGAGGCTTTACATATCCAACACCTTCAACCCTGCCAGACCTGACGCCGATGACTCAGATGGCAGCATTGCATCATGGGAGCTGCGAGTGGAGGGCAAATTGTTGGATGAT ccagggaagcagaagaagaagttCTCCTCATTTTTCAAGAGCCTGGTGATCGAGCTTGACAAAGACCTGTATGGTCCAGACAACCACCTGGTTGAG TGGCACCGCACGCCCACCACCCAGGAGACGGACGGCTTCCAGGTGAAGAGGCCGGGGGATGTGAGCGTGCGCTGTactctgctgctgatgctggaCTACCAG CCTCCCCAGTTTAAGCTGGACCCTCGCCTGGCTCGCCTGCTTGGTATTCACACTCAGACTCGTTCCTGCATCATCCAGGCCCTCTGGCAGTATGTCAAGACCAACAAGCTGCAGGACTCCCATGACAAGGAGTACATCAACTGCGACAAGTACTTCCAACAG aTTTTCGATTGCCCGCGGCTGAAGTTCTCTGAGATCCCTCAGCGTCTCACCAACCTCCTCCTGCCCCCAGACCCCATCGTCATCAACCACGTTATCAG TGTGGACCCCAACGACCAGAAGAAGACAGCCTGCTACGATATCGACGTGGAGGTGGAAGACCCCCTGAAGAGCCAGATGAGCAGCTTCCTCTTGTCCACCGCCAACCAGCAGGAAATCGCCTCGCTTGACAACAAG ATCCATGAGACCATCGAGTCCATCAACCAGCTTAAGATCCAGAGGGACTTCATGCTCAGTTTCTCAAGAGATCCCAAGGGCTACATCCAGGACTGGCTCAAATCCCAAAGCCGAGACCTAAAG TTAATGACGGACGTGGTGGGGAAccctgaggaggagaggagggcgGCGTTTTACCACGAGCCGTGGTCCCAGGAGGCCGTCAGCCGTTATTTCTACTGCAAG ATCcagcagaggagacaggagctgGAACAGGCCTTAGCTGTCCGCAACACCTAA
- the smarcd3b gene encoding SWI/SNF-related matrix-associated actin-dependent regulator of chromatin subfamily D member 3b isoform X4 translates to MATEETAGGARKATKSKLFEFLVHGVRPGMPSGARMPHQGAPMGPPGPPYGGSPAVRPGLPSPVMEPSRKRPAPSQQVQQQQQQQQQQQQQQAVQNRARNAKRRKMADKILPQRIRELVPESQAYMDLLAFERKLDQTIMRKRVDIQEALKRPMKQQKRKLRLYISNTFNPARPDADDSDGSIASWELRVEGKLLDDPGKQKKKFSSFFKSLVIELDKDLYGPDNHLVEWHRTPTTQETDGFQVKRPGDVSVRCTLLLMLDYQPPQFKLDPRLARLLGIHTQTRSCIIQALWQYVKTNKLQDSHDKEYINCDKYFQQIFDCPRLKFSEIPQRLTNLLLPPDPIVINHVISVDPNDQKKTACYDIDVEVEDPLKSQMSSFLLSTANQQEIASLDNKIHETIESINQLKIQRDFMLSFSRDPKGYIQDWLKSQSRDLKLMTDVVGNPEEERRAAFYHEPWSQEAVSRYFYCKIQQRRQELEQALAVRNT, encoded by the exons CGTCCTGGCATGCCGTCTGGAGCGAGGATGCCCCACCAGGGAGCTCCCATGGGCCCCCCCGGCCCACCGTACGGAGGGAGCCCGGCGGTGCGGCCCGGCCTACCCTCCCCAGTGATGGAGCCCAGCCGTAAGAGGCCTGCCCCCTCCCAGcaggtccagcagcagcagcagcaacaacagcagcagcagcaacagcaggccGTCCAGAACCGGGCCAGAAA tGCTAAGAGAAGGAAAATGGCAGACAAGATTCTTCCGCAAAGG ATCCGTGAGCTGGTCCCTGAGTCTCAGGCCTACATGGATCTGCTGGCGTTTGAGCGCAAACTGGACCAGACCATCATGCGAAAGCGTGTGGACATCCAAGAAGCACTGAAGAGACCAATGAAG CAGCAAAAGCGTAAACTGAGGCTTTACATATCCAACACCTTCAACCCTGCCAGACCTGACGCCGATGACTCAGATGGCAGCATTGCATCATGGGAGCTGCGAGTGGAGGGCAAATTGTTGGATGAT ccagggaagcagaagaagaagttCTCCTCATTTTTCAAGAGCCTGGTGATCGAGCTTGACAAAGACCTGTATGGTCCAGACAACCACCTGGTTGAG TGGCACCGCACGCCCACCACCCAGGAGACGGACGGCTTCCAGGTGAAGAGGCCGGGGGATGTGAGCGTGCGCTGTactctgctgctgatgctggaCTACCAG CCTCCCCAGTTTAAGCTGGACCCTCGCCTGGCTCGCCTGCTTGGTATTCACACTCAGACTCGTTCCTGCATCATCCAGGCCCTCTGGCAGTATGTCAAGACCAACAAGCTGCAGGACTCCCATGACAAGGAGTACATCAACTGCGACAAGTACTTCCAACAG aTTTTCGATTGCCCGCGGCTGAAGTTCTCTGAGATCCCTCAGCGTCTCACCAACCTCCTCCTGCCCCCAGACCCCATCGTCATCAACCACGTTATCAG TGTGGACCCCAACGACCAGAAGAAGACAGCCTGCTACGATATCGACGTGGAGGTGGAAGACCCCCTGAAGAGCCAGATGAGCAGCTTCCTCTTGTCCACCGCCAACCAGCAGGAAATCGCCTCGCTTGACAACAAG ATCCATGAGACCATCGAGTCCATCAACCAGCTTAAGATCCAGAGGGACTTCATGCTCAGTTTCTCAAGAGATCCCAAGGGCTACATCCAGGACTGGCTCAAATCCCAAAGCCGAGACCTAAAG TTAATGACGGACGTGGTGGGGAAccctgaggaggagaggagggcgGCGTTTTACCACGAGCCGTGGTCCCAGGAGGCCGTCAGCCGTTATTTCTACTGCAAG ATCcagcagaggagacaggagctgGAACAGGCCTTAGCTGTCCGCAACACCTAA
- the smarcd3b gene encoding SWI/SNF-related matrix-associated actin-dependent regulator of chromatin subfamily D member 3b isoform X1 yields MATEETAGGARKATKSKLFEFLVHGVRPGMPSGARMPHQGAPMGPPGPPYGGSPAVRPGLPSPVMEPSRKRPAPSQQVQQQQQQQQQQQQQQAVQNRARKKPVGFPGANEMPARQMDMREPQSDPTLGSNAKRRKMADKILPQRIRELVPESQAYMDLLAFERKLDQTIMRKRVDIQEALKRPMKQQKRKLRLYISNTFNPARPDADDSDGSIASWELRVEGKLLDDPGKQKKKFSSFFKSLVIELDKDLYGPDNHLVEWHRTPTTQETDGFQVKRPGDVSVRCTLLLMLDYQPPQFKLDPRLARLLGIHTQTRSCIIQALWQYVKTNKLQDSHDKEYINCDKYFQQIFDCPRLKFSEIPQRLTNLLLPPDPIVINHVISVDPNDQKKTACYDIDVEVEDPLKSQMSSFLLSTANQQEIASLDNKIHETIESINQLKIQRDFMLSFSRDPKGYIQDWLKSQSRDLKLMTDVVGNPEEERRAAFYHEPWSQEAVSRYFYCKIQQRRQELEQALAVRNT; encoded by the exons CGTCCTGGCATGCCGTCTGGAGCGAGGATGCCCCACCAGGGAGCTCCCATGGGCCCCCCCGGCCCACCGTACGGAGGGAGCCCGGCGGTGCGGCCCGGCCTACCCTCCCCAGTGATGGAGCCCAGCCGTAAGAGGCCTGCCCCCTCCCAGcaggtccagcagcagcagcagcaacaacagcagcagcagcaacagcaggccGTCCAGAACCGGGCCAGAAA GAAGCCAGTCGGATTCCCAGGAGCCAATGAGATGCCGGCGAGGCAGATGGACATGAGAGAGCCACAATCAGATCCCACGCTCGGATCAAA tGCTAAGAGAAGGAAAATGGCAGACAAGATTCTTCCGCAAAGG ATCCGTGAGCTGGTCCCTGAGTCTCAGGCCTACATGGATCTGCTGGCGTTTGAGCGCAAACTGGACCAGACCATCATGCGAAAGCGTGTGGACATCCAAGAAGCACTGAAGAGACCAATGAAG CAGCAAAAGCGTAAACTGAGGCTTTACATATCCAACACCTTCAACCCTGCCAGACCTGACGCCGATGACTCAGATGGCAGCATTGCATCATGGGAGCTGCGAGTGGAGGGCAAATTGTTGGATGAT ccagggaagcagaagaagaagttCTCCTCATTTTTCAAGAGCCTGGTGATCGAGCTTGACAAAGACCTGTATGGTCCAGACAACCACCTGGTTGAG TGGCACCGCACGCCCACCACCCAGGAGACGGACGGCTTCCAGGTGAAGAGGCCGGGGGATGTGAGCGTGCGCTGTactctgctgctgatgctggaCTACCAG CCTCCCCAGTTTAAGCTGGACCCTCGCCTGGCTCGCCTGCTTGGTATTCACACTCAGACTCGTTCCTGCATCATCCAGGCCCTCTGGCAGTATGTCAAGACCAACAAGCTGCAGGACTCCCATGACAAGGAGTACATCAACTGCGACAAGTACTTCCAACAG aTTTTCGATTGCCCGCGGCTGAAGTTCTCTGAGATCCCTCAGCGTCTCACCAACCTCCTCCTGCCCCCAGACCCCATCGTCATCAACCACGTTATCAG TGTGGACCCCAACGACCAGAAGAAGACAGCCTGCTACGATATCGACGTGGAGGTGGAAGACCCCCTGAAGAGCCAGATGAGCAGCTTCCTCTTGTCCACCGCCAACCAGCAGGAAATCGCCTCGCTTGACAACAAG ATCCATGAGACCATCGAGTCCATCAACCAGCTTAAGATCCAGAGGGACTTCATGCTCAGTTTCTCAAGAGATCCCAAGGGCTACATCCAGGACTGGCTCAAATCCCAAAGCCGAGACCTAAAG TTAATGACGGACGTGGTGGGGAAccctgaggaggagaggagggcgGCGTTTTACCACGAGCCGTGGTCCCAGGAGGCCGTCAGCCGTTATTTCTACTGCAAG ATCcagcagaggagacaggagctgGAACAGGCCTTAGCTGTCCGCAACACCTAA
- the smarcd3b gene encoding SWI/SNF-related matrix-associated actin-dependent regulator of chromatin subfamily D member 3b isoform X2 — translation MATEETAGGARKATKSKLFEFLVHGVRPGMPSGARMPHQGAPMGPPGPPYGGSPAVRPGLPSPVMEPSRKRPAPSQQVQQQQQQQQQQQQQQAVQNRARKKPVGFPGANEMPARQMDMREPQSDPTLGSNAKRRKMADKILPQRIRELVPESQAYMDLLAFERKLDQTIMRKRVDIQEALKRPMKQKRKLRLYISNTFNPARPDADDSDGSIASWELRVEGKLLDDPGKQKKKFSSFFKSLVIELDKDLYGPDNHLVEWHRTPTTQETDGFQVKRPGDVSVRCTLLLMLDYQPPQFKLDPRLARLLGIHTQTRSCIIQALWQYVKTNKLQDSHDKEYINCDKYFQQIFDCPRLKFSEIPQRLTNLLLPPDPIVINHVISVDPNDQKKTACYDIDVEVEDPLKSQMSSFLLSTANQQEIASLDNKIHETIESINQLKIQRDFMLSFSRDPKGYIQDWLKSQSRDLKLMTDVVGNPEEERRAAFYHEPWSQEAVSRYFYCKIQQRRQELEQALAVRNT, via the exons CGTCCTGGCATGCCGTCTGGAGCGAGGATGCCCCACCAGGGAGCTCCCATGGGCCCCCCCGGCCCACCGTACGGAGGGAGCCCGGCGGTGCGGCCCGGCCTACCCTCCCCAGTGATGGAGCCCAGCCGTAAGAGGCCTGCCCCCTCCCAGcaggtccagcagcagcagcagcaacaacagcagcagcagcaacagcaggccGTCCAGAACCGGGCCAGAAA GAAGCCAGTCGGATTCCCAGGAGCCAATGAGATGCCGGCGAGGCAGATGGACATGAGAGAGCCACAATCAGATCCCACGCTCGGATCAAA tGCTAAGAGAAGGAAAATGGCAGACAAGATTCTTCCGCAAAGG ATCCGTGAGCTGGTCCCTGAGTCTCAGGCCTACATGGATCTGCTGGCGTTTGAGCGCAAACTGGACCAGACCATCATGCGAAAGCGTGTGGACATCCAAGAAGCACTGAAGAGACCAATGAAG CAAAAGCGTAAACTGAGGCTTTACATATCCAACACCTTCAACCCTGCCAGACCTGACGCCGATGACTCAGATGGCAGCATTGCATCATGGGAGCTGCGAGTGGAGGGCAAATTGTTGGATGAT ccagggaagcagaagaagaagttCTCCTCATTTTTCAAGAGCCTGGTGATCGAGCTTGACAAAGACCTGTATGGTCCAGACAACCACCTGGTTGAG TGGCACCGCACGCCCACCACCCAGGAGACGGACGGCTTCCAGGTGAAGAGGCCGGGGGATGTGAGCGTGCGCTGTactctgctgctgatgctggaCTACCAG CCTCCCCAGTTTAAGCTGGACCCTCGCCTGGCTCGCCTGCTTGGTATTCACACTCAGACTCGTTCCTGCATCATCCAGGCCCTCTGGCAGTATGTCAAGACCAACAAGCTGCAGGACTCCCATGACAAGGAGTACATCAACTGCGACAAGTACTTCCAACAG aTTTTCGATTGCCCGCGGCTGAAGTTCTCTGAGATCCCTCAGCGTCTCACCAACCTCCTCCTGCCCCCAGACCCCATCGTCATCAACCACGTTATCAG TGTGGACCCCAACGACCAGAAGAAGACAGCCTGCTACGATATCGACGTGGAGGTGGAAGACCCCCTGAAGAGCCAGATGAGCAGCTTCCTCTTGTCCACCGCCAACCAGCAGGAAATCGCCTCGCTTGACAACAAG ATCCATGAGACCATCGAGTCCATCAACCAGCTTAAGATCCAGAGGGACTTCATGCTCAGTTTCTCAAGAGATCCCAAGGGCTACATCCAGGACTGGCTCAAATCCCAAAGCCGAGACCTAAAG TTAATGACGGACGTGGTGGGGAAccctgaggaggagaggagggcgGCGTTTTACCACGAGCCGTGGTCCCAGGAGGCCGTCAGCCGTTATTTCTACTGCAAG ATCcagcagaggagacaggagctgGAACAGGCCTTAGCTGTCCGCAACACCTAA
- the smarcd3b gene encoding SWI/SNF-related matrix-associated actin-dependent regulator of chromatin subfamily D member 3b isoform X5, giving the protein MATEETAGGARKATKSKLFEFLVHGVRPGMPSGARMPHQGAPMGPPGPPYGGSPAVRPGLPSPVMEPSRKRPAPSQQVQQQQQQQQQQQQQQAVQNRARNAKRRKMADKILPQRIRELVPESQAYMDLLAFERKLDQTIMRKRVDIQEALKRPMKQKRKLRLYISNTFNPARPDADDSDGSIASWELRVEGKLLDDPGKQKKKFSSFFKSLVIELDKDLYGPDNHLVEWHRTPTTQETDGFQVKRPGDVSVRCTLLLMLDYQPPQFKLDPRLARLLGIHTQTRSCIIQALWQYVKTNKLQDSHDKEYINCDKYFQQIFDCPRLKFSEIPQRLTNLLLPPDPIVINHVISVDPNDQKKTACYDIDVEVEDPLKSQMSSFLLSTANQQEIASLDNKIHETIESINQLKIQRDFMLSFSRDPKGYIQDWLKSQSRDLKLMTDVVGNPEEERRAAFYHEPWSQEAVSRYFYCKIQQRRQELEQALAVRNT; this is encoded by the exons CGTCCTGGCATGCCGTCTGGAGCGAGGATGCCCCACCAGGGAGCTCCCATGGGCCCCCCCGGCCCACCGTACGGAGGGAGCCCGGCGGTGCGGCCCGGCCTACCCTCCCCAGTGATGGAGCCCAGCCGTAAGAGGCCTGCCCCCTCCCAGcaggtccagcagcagcagcagcaacaacagcagcagcagcaacagcaggccGTCCAGAACCGGGCCAGAAA tGCTAAGAGAAGGAAAATGGCAGACAAGATTCTTCCGCAAAGG ATCCGTGAGCTGGTCCCTGAGTCTCAGGCCTACATGGATCTGCTGGCGTTTGAGCGCAAACTGGACCAGACCATCATGCGAAAGCGTGTGGACATCCAAGAAGCACTGAAGAGACCAATGAAG CAAAAGCGTAAACTGAGGCTTTACATATCCAACACCTTCAACCCTGCCAGACCTGACGCCGATGACTCAGATGGCAGCATTGCATCATGGGAGCTGCGAGTGGAGGGCAAATTGTTGGATGAT ccagggaagcagaagaagaagttCTCCTCATTTTTCAAGAGCCTGGTGATCGAGCTTGACAAAGACCTGTATGGTCCAGACAACCACCTGGTTGAG TGGCACCGCACGCCCACCACCCAGGAGACGGACGGCTTCCAGGTGAAGAGGCCGGGGGATGTGAGCGTGCGCTGTactctgctgctgatgctggaCTACCAG CCTCCCCAGTTTAAGCTGGACCCTCGCCTGGCTCGCCTGCTTGGTATTCACACTCAGACTCGTTCCTGCATCATCCAGGCCCTCTGGCAGTATGTCAAGACCAACAAGCTGCAGGACTCCCATGACAAGGAGTACATCAACTGCGACAAGTACTTCCAACAG aTTTTCGATTGCCCGCGGCTGAAGTTCTCTGAGATCCCTCAGCGTCTCACCAACCTCCTCCTGCCCCCAGACCCCATCGTCATCAACCACGTTATCAG TGTGGACCCCAACGACCAGAAGAAGACAGCCTGCTACGATATCGACGTGGAGGTGGAAGACCCCCTGAAGAGCCAGATGAGCAGCTTCCTCTTGTCCACCGCCAACCAGCAGGAAATCGCCTCGCTTGACAACAAG ATCCATGAGACCATCGAGTCCATCAACCAGCTTAAGATCCAGAGGGACTTCATGCTCAGTTTCTCAAGAGATCCCAAGGGCTACATCCAGGACTGGCTCAAATCCCAAAGCCGAGACCTAAAG TTAATGACGGACGTGGTGGGGAAccctgaggaggagaggagggcgGCGTTTTACCACGAGCCGTGGTCCCAGGAGGCCGTCAGCCGTTATTTCTACTGCAAG ATCcagcagaggagacaggagctgGAACAGGCCTTAGCTGTCCGCAACACCTAA